ACAGAGGGGCCGGCCCGGGACCCATGAACTGGCGCGGTACCGGGGGAGCACCGCGAGCAGCAGCGCGAACAGGGCGAAAGCGAGGGCCAGGGCGCCGGTCCACCAGACGGCCGTACCGGGTGCGGAGAGCGAGCTCGGTGACCAGTTCCGCCCGGCCAGCAGCCCGCTGAACACCCCCGCCGTCATCCCGAGCGCCGCCACGAGCACGGACGCCTTGCTGTCGGCCCGGGCGATCTCGCCCCGCAGCTCCTCCAGCAGCCGTTCGGCGGTTCCGGTGCCGGGAGCGGTGGTGGTCACTCCGGGCTCGTCTCGGAGGACTCCGGTGCCGGAGGCGAGGGCGGACAGGCGGACGGCGCGGGCGGAATGACGGGCGTGGGAGCCACGGCCGGAGGCGGCGGCGCCTGGTCGTACGGGTTCCCGGCGGCGGGCGCGGCCGGGTGCTCGGCCTGGTACGGCCCAGGCGGCACGCTTCCGGGCGCGGGCGGGACGTACGGCTGGTGGGACACGGGCGGCCCCGGCGGGGCGTAGGGGGCGCCCGGTACGCCTCCGGGGGCCGGAGCGCCGCCATGGGGCTGTGCGGCGGCCCCGTACGGCGGTGAGGGGTTGTACGGCTGCGGCTGCGAGGGGTCGTACGGCCGTGAGGGGTCGTACGGCTGCTGCGGTACGCCCCCGGGCGGCGACGCCGGTCGGCCGGGAACCGGGGGCTGTGGCGGGGCCTCCTGGCGGCTGTTGAGTTCCTTGACGACGCGCAGGGTGGAGCGGGCCGACTCGGCCTTCTGGTAGTCCTCCAGGGTGTCTCCGGCGATCAGCTCCAGCTGGCTCTCGATCACGGAGAGCTGGTCCTTCTGGAGGGCGTTGATGACCATCCGGGTGTCCTCGGGGTGCGCGGCGAGGTGGAAGGCCCACTGGGCGACGCCCCCGTGCTGCAGGTGGTGCTGGTAAAAGGCGATCTTCTGGGCCATCAATTCCTGGGACTGGTACTGGCGCAGCACCTCCAGCTCGTGCACCTGCTGGGCCTGGCGCAGCCGGTACTCGTGCTCGGGGTCGAGCATGTCGGCCTCGTAGCGCAGCGCCCGTTTGCGCCGTCTGTGCGCGATCGCGTCGTCGTCCAGGCGCAGCCGCACCGCGCACGTGACCGCGAGCCCGATGCCGTCGGCGAAGACGCCGCTCCCGACCGCGTACTGGACCTCGGCCTCGGCGTCCCGGCTGTCCTCGATGGAGAACCGCCGGCTGACCGGTCGCGCCAGCTGGTGGAGTTCACGGGCGAGCCGCGTGGGCACGTCGCGTTCGCCGCCGGCCACGTACGCGATCGGGTCCGAGACGCGCCAGGTCAGATCGGCGGTGGCGCCGAACGAGAACGCGTCGTCGTCGCTGGGCAGTTCGAGTTCCAGCTGGACCGGATGGCTGCCCATGTCGACCTCGTAGACCGAAGTGTAGCGGCGGGTCGCGGCGTCTGTGCGGCTGGGCCGGTGCGGGGGCATGTACGCGTCGTAGCCGCCGCCCGCGGTGGCGAACACCAGCGCGTGGTCGATCGCGGAGACCGGCCGCCGGGCCGTGTAGTCGAAACGGGAGATCGGCCGCACGGTGAGCACCGGGTCGATCAGCATGGTGTGCCGGTCGGCCTGTTGCTGCCACTCCGGCGGGCGGCGGAATTCCGCCATGGGTCAACTCCTCGTAACTCTGTGTCAGGCTGTCGGGACGGGGGGACGCAGTGCGGCGAGCAGGCGGTCGGCGAGGGGCGGGCGCGGGTCGCCGTCCCGGCCGCGCAGGGTCCGCAGTTCGTGGCTGAGGCGTTTGTGGTCGTCCGCCGTGACGACCAGTGCGGGCAGCAGCAGCTCCAGGGCCTGGGCCGCGTCCGGGCGGCGCTCGGCCACGTACACCCAGGTGTGCAGGGCGTTCAGGGCGCCCCGAGTGTGGGCGCGGTCGCCGAGGGCGGTGCGCCAGAGGGTGGCGAGGTCGCGGGCCGAGTCCGCCTGGTACATGCCGTCGCCGGCGTACCACTCGACGAGCGCGCCCTCCTCGGCGTTGTCGCACGCCAGTACGAAGGCGCCCAGTGCCAGCGCGCGGACCGCGGGGGTGTCGTGGTGGAGCAGCCGCACCAGCTCGGAGAGCATCTCGCCGCGCCTGAGGCCCACCGAGAGCAGCAGGGCCGTGGACTCGATCAGGTTGGCCGCCTCGGCCGGGCTGCTGTTGTCGGCACGGGCCAGGGTCGCCAGGGCGCTCAGGGCCGGGGCCACCAGGTCCGGGCGCAACGGCGCGAGCAGTCCGAAGGCGCGGATCGCGGTCCAGCGGCGGGCCGGGTGGGCGTCCGTGCACCACTGGGTGAGCAGGCGCAGGACGACGGGCGCGTCGAGGAGCTGGGCGAGTGTGAGGGTGTTCGCGGCGGTGACACGGGGGCCGAACGTCTTGGACACCGCCCAGCCGTCGATCAGCAGCGCGACCGCGGAGGGCAGGTCGGCGAGCGCGAGCATGGCGGTGGCCGCGGCGGCCCGGGTCCGTACGACGGGACGCCCGTCGCGGGCCAGTTCTCGCAGCCAGGCGATCAGCGCGGGCCGGGCCGAGGGATGTCCCGTCCACACCTCGGTGAGCAGGGCGCGGGGGGTGTTCTCCTTCCGGAAGAACGCGGTGAACTGCGGCACCGGGCCCCATTCGGTCGCCTCGTCGCGCACTTCCCCCTCGGCGCGGGCCCGCGCGAGCCGGGTCTCGGCGGCGAGCCCGAACACCGGGATCTCCGGCGGCTCCTCGGGGTGCTGCAAGCGCTGGAAGTGCACGAACAGCTTGTCCGCGAGCTCGGCGGCGAGGACGTACGGCGCCCGGTCGAAGACGGCGAGCGAGATGAGGAAGGCCTTGTCGCGCAGCGTGGACTCGGGGTCGCTCAGCCACTCCCGGCACTGCTGCTCCACGGCCGCCTGCCCGAACTCCGCGAGCCGGGCCGCGGCCGCCTCGCCGCCGTCGTAACCCGCCACCTCCTTCGCGAACTCGGCCGCCTCGGCGGGCTGATGGTGCCCCCGAGCGAGGAAGTCCCGCACCGGGGCGAGGGCGAGAAGGCCGTCCGTGTCCCGCGCGCGGTGCCTGCTCACATACGCGCGGACGACGGCCGACGCCTCCGGCGGCTGCCAGACGGAGGCGGTGGCGCCCAGCAGGAAGGGCGAGTTCTCGACCGTCACCACCAGATACCCGTCGACCTTCTTGAGCTGGTCGCGGGCCGCGTGGAGATGGATGTCGCGCAGCGGCCGGTTGCGGCTCAGCGGCAGATCGCGCAGGACGTGCCCGCCGGGCGCGGTGAGCGGGGCGCTCAGGGTCGCCGGGCTCGTCTCCGGCGAGAGGGCGTGCACGGCGGGCACGCCCAGCCGGTGCAGGAGCATCAGCGCGGCGGCGTGGCGGCCGGTGGCGTGGGCGCCGGCGAGGACGAGGACGCGTTCTTCGCGGAGCCGGTCCAGGGCGGCGGCGAAGGCGGGGCTCTCGACGAAGACGGCGTCCAGGTCTTCGAGGTGGCGCCGCGGGATCTCTCCGGAGGCGTACGTCGCCGAAGCCGCCGAGCCGTGGTGGTGGATCTCCGTCTTGCCGCCCATGAACACGTCACCGGCGACCTCGCCGCCGGACACGCCGTGCTGGGCGCCGCCGACCAGACTCCCGCCGAAGGACGCGGCCG
This portion of the Streptomyces mirabilis genome encodes:
- a CDS encoding Pycsar system effector family protein translates to MTTTAPGTGTAERLLEELRGEIARADSKASVLVAALGMTAGVFSGLLAGRNWSPSSLSAPGTAVWWTGALALAFALFALLLAVLPRYRASSWVPGRPLCFFGDIQQAVREGQLATALADTDRDPAAGLTAALTETSRIAARKHQWIRTGLIAFCAGTVLLPAGLLIG
- a CDS encoding PE-PGRS family protein, which encodes MAEFRRPPEWQQQADRHTMLIDPVLTVRPISRFDYTARRPVSAIDHALVFATAGGGYDAYMPPHRPSRTDAATRRYTSVYEVDMGSHPVQLELELPSDDDAFSFGATADLTWRVSDPIAYVAGGERDVPTRLARELHQLARPVSRRFSIEDSRDAEAEVQYAVGSGVFADGIGLAVTCAVRLRLDDDAIAHRRRKRALRYEADMLDPEHEYRLRQAQQVHELEVLRQYQSQELMAQKIAFYQHHLQHGGVAQWAFHLAAHPEDTRMVINALQKDQLSVIESQLELIAGDTLEDYQKAESARSTLRVVKELNSRQEAPPQPPVPGRPASPPGGVPQQPYDPSRPYDPSQPQPYNPSPPYGAAAQPHGGAPAPGGVPGAPYAPPGPPVSHQPYVPPAPGSVPPGPYQAEHPAAPAAGNPYDQAPPPPAVAPTPVIPPAPSACPPSPPAPESSETSPE